A region from the Benincasa hispida cultivar B227 chromosome 12, ASM972705v1, whole genome shotgun sequence genome encodes:
- the LOC120067268 gene encoding auxin efflux carrier component 4-like isoform X2 — translation MISWKDLYTVLTAVIPLYVAMILAYGSVRWWKIFTPDQCSGINRFVAIFAVPLLSFHFISSNDPYAMNFRFIAADTLQKIIMLFFLGIWTNFTKNGSLEWMITIFSLSTLPNTLVMGIPLLIAMYGEYSGSLMVQVVVLQCIIWYTLLLFLFEYRGAKILIMEQFPETAASIVSFKVDSDVVSLDGRDFLETDAEIGDDGKLHVTVRKSNASRRSLGPCSLPALTPRPSNLTGAEIYSLSSSRNPTPRGSNFNHSDFYSMMGFQGRLSNFGPGDLYSVQSSRGPTPRPSNFEENAAVQPQTASPRFGFYPAQTVPSSYPAPNPEFTKTAKIPQPPPPPPPQQQQPQPQPQNTKPNHDAKELHMFVWSSSASPVSEGAGGLHIFAGNEVAGAEQSGRSDQGAKEIRMLVADHPQNGENKESEGYVGEAFSFTGKEGEDERDDQKGGPTGSAGDQLHGKVSAGAPDGGNSKLMPPASVMTRLILIMVWRKLIRNPNTYSSLIGLIWSLISFRWHVAMPKIIEKSISILSDAGLGMAMFSLGIFMGLQPKMIACGNSVATFAMAIRFLTGPAVMAIASIAIGLRGTLLRVAIVQAALPQGIVPFVFAKEYNVHPAILSTGVIFGMLIALPITLLYYVLLGL, via the exons ATGATTTCATGGAAGGATCTTTACACCGTCTTAACGGCGGTTATTCCTCTTTACGTCGCCATGATTTTGGCTTACGGTTCTGTTCGGTGGTGGAAGATTTTCACTCCAGATCAATGCTCTGGAATTAACCGTTTTGTCGCCATTTTCGCCGTTCCTCTTCTTTCCTTCCATTTCATTTCTTCTAACGATCCTTACGCTATGAACTTCCGTTTCATAGCTGCTGATACACTTCAGAAGATCATTATGTTGTTTTTTCTTGGGATTTGGACTAATTTCACTAAGAATGGGAGTTTAGAATGGATGATtactattttctctctctccacGCTTCCGAATACGTTAGTTATGGGGATTCCTCTGTTGATTGCGATGTACGGTGAGTACAGTGGGAGTCTGATGGTGCAGGTGGTGGTATTGCAGTGCATTATTTGGTATACGCTTTTGCTTTTTCTGTTTGAGTATCGTGGTGCGAAGATTCTGATCATGGAGCAGTTTCCCGAGACGGCCGCTTCTATTGTGTCGTTTAAAGTTGATTCGGACGTGGTTTCTTTAGATGGTAGAGATTTTCTTGAGACTGATGCTGAGATTGGAGACGACGGAAAGCTTCATGTGACGGTGAGGAAATCGAATGCTTCTCGACGGTCTCTTGGACCTTGTTCACTTCCGGCATTAACGCCTCGGCCTTCGAATCTCACTGGTGCTGAGATTTATAGCTTGAGTTCTTCTCGAAACCCTACTCCTCGAGGCTCTAATTTCAACCACTCTGATTTCTACTCTATGATGGGATTTCAAGGCCGATTGTCGAATTTCGGGCCTGGAGATTTGTATTCTGTTCAATCTTCCAGAGGTCCGACTCCCCGGCCGTCCAATTTTGAAGAGAACGCCGCCGTTCAGCCTCAGACCGCTTCCCCGAGGTTCGGGTTTTACCCGGCGCAAACTGTGCCCTCCTCTTACCCAGCTCCGAATCCAGAATTCACTAAAACCGCTAAAATCCCTCAGCCGCCGCCTCCTCCTCCGCCGCAGCAGCAGCAACCGCAACCGCAACCGCAGAACACCAAACCAAACCATGACGCCAAAGAGCTTCATATGTTCGTTTGGAGCTCCAGCGCTTCCCCAGTCTCTGAAGGCGCCGGTGGACTTCACATTTTCGCCGGGAATGAGGTAGCCGGAGCCGAGCAATCTGGACGGTCCGATCAAGGCGCCAAGGAGATCCGGATGCTCGTGGCCGATCATCCACAAAACGGGGAAAACAaag AAAGTGAGGGATATGTAGGAGAAGCCTTTAGTTTCACCGGCAAAGAAGGGGAAGATGAAAGAGATGATCAGAAAGGAGGACCCACAGGCTCAGCCGGGGATCAGCTCCACGGTAAAGTTTCGGCTGGAGCTCCGGACGGCGGGAACTCGAAACTTATGCCGCCGGCGAGCGTGATGACACGTTTGATTCTAATCATGGTTTGGCGGAAGCTGATCAGAAATCCCAACACGTATTCAAGTCTGATCGGACTAATCTGGTCACTCATTTCCTTCCG GTGGCATGTGGCTATgcccaaaataatagagaaaTCAATCTCCATACTCTCTGATGCAGGACTTGGAATGGCTATGTTTAGTTTAG gtatttttaTGGGATTACAACCAAAGATGATAGCATGTGGGAACTCTGTTGCTACTTTTGCCATGGCCATCAGATTCTTAACCGGACCAGCCGTCATGGCCATTGCTTCCATCGCTATTGGCTTACGCGGAACCCTCCTCCGCGTTGCTATTGTTCAG GCGGCATTGCCCCAAGGAATTGTACCCTTCGTGTTTGCTAAAGAGTACAACGTCCATCCAGCAATTCTAAGCACTGG GGTTATCTTTGGGATGCTGATAGCTCTGCCCATTACTTTGCTTTACTATGTTCTGCTGGGTCTGTAA
- the LOC120067268 gene encoding auxin efflux carrier component 4-like isoform X1 yields MISWKDLYTVLTAVIPLYVAMILAYGSVRWWKIFTPDQCSGINRFVAIFAVPLLSFHFISSNDPYAMNFRFIAADTLQKIIMLFFLGIWTNFTKNGSLEWMITIFSLSTLPNTLVMGIPLLIAMYGEYSGSLMVQVVVLQCIIWYTLLLFLFEYRGAKILIMEQFPETAASIVSFKVDSDVVSLDGRDFLETDAEIGDDGKLHVTVRKSNASRRSLGPCSLPALTPRPSNLTGAEIYSLSSSRNPTPRGSNFNHSDFYSMMGFQGRLSNFGPGDLYSVQSSRGPTPRPSNFEENAAVQPQTASPRFGFYPAQTVPSSYPAPNPEFTKTAKIPQPPPPPPPQQQQPQPQPQNTKPNHDAKELHMFVWSSSASPVSEGAGGLHIFAGNEVAGAEQSGRSDQGAKEIRMLVADHPQNGENKAVPESEGYVGEAFSFTGKEGEDERDDQKGGPTGSAGDQLHGKVSAGAPDGGNSKLMPPASVMTRLILIMVWRKLIRNPNTYSSLIGLIWSLISFRWHVAMPKIIEKSISILSDAGLGMAMFSLGIFMGLQPKMIACGNSVATFAMAIRFLTGPAVMAIASIAIGLRGTLLRVAIVQAALPQGIVPFVFAKEYNVHPAILSTGVIFGMLIALPITLLYYVLLGL; encoded by the exons ATGATTTCATGGAAGGATCTTTACACCGTCTTAACGGCGGTTATTCCTCTTTACGTCGCCATGATTTTGGCTTACGGTTCTGTTCGGTGGTGGAAGATTTTCACTCCAGATCAATGCTCTGGAATTAACCGTTTTGTCGCCATTTTCGCCGTTCCTCTTCTTTCCTTCCATTTCATTTCTTCTAACGATCCTTACGCTATGAACTTCCGTTTCATAGCTGCTGATACACTTCAGAAGATCATTATGTTGTTTTTTCTTGGGATTTGGACTAATTTCACTAAGAATGGGAGTTTAGAATGGATGATtactattttctctctctccacGCTTCCGAATACGTTAGTTATGGGGATTCCTCTGTTGATTGCGATGTACGGTGAGTACAGTGGGAGTCTGATGGTGCAGGTGGTGGTATTGCAGTGCATTATTTGGTATACGCTTTTGCTTTTTCTGTTTGAGTATCGTGGTGCGAAGATTCTGATCATGGAGCAGTTTCCCGAGACGGCCGCTTCTATTGTGTCGTTTAAAGTTGATTCGGACGTGGTTTCTTTAGATGGTAGAGATTTTCTTGAGACTGATGCTGAGATTGGAGACGACGGAAAGCTTCATGTGACGGTGAGGAAATCGAATGCTTCTCGACGGTCTCTTGGACCTTGTTCACTTCCGGCATTAACGCCTCGGCCTTCGAATCTCACTGGTGCTGAGATTTATAGCTTGAGTTCTTCTCGAAACCCTACTCCTCGAGGCTCTAATTTCAACCACTCTGATTTCTACTCTATGATGGGATTTCAAGGCCGATTGTCGAATTTCGGGCCTGGAGATTTGTATTCTGTTCAATCTTCCAGAGGTCCGACTCCCCGGCCGTCCAATTTTGAAGAGAACGCCGCCGTTCAGCCTCAGACCGCTTCCCCGAGGTTCGGGTTTTACCCGGCGCAAACTGTGCCCTCCTCTTACCCAGCTCCGAATCCAGAATTCACTAAAACCGCTAAAATCCCTCAGCCGCCGCCTCCTCCTCCGCCGCAGCAGCAGCAACCGCAACCGCAACCGCAGAACACCAAACCAAACCATGACGCCAAAGAGCTTCATATGTTCGTTTGGAGCTCCAGCGCTTCCCCAGTCTCTGAAGGCGCCGGTGGACTTCACATTTTCGCCGGGAATGAGGTAGCCGGAGCCGAGCAATCTGGACGGTCCGATCAAGGCGCCAAGGAGATCCGGATGCTCGTGGCCGATCATCCACAAAACGGGGAAAACAaag CTGTTCCAGAAAGTGAGGGATATGTAGGAGAAGCCTTTAGTTTCACCGGCAAAGAAGGGGAAGATGAAAGAGATGATCAGAAAGGAGGACCCACAGGCTCAGCCGGGGATCAGCTCCACGGTAAAGTTTCGGCTGGAGCTCCGGACGGCGGGAACTCGAAACTTATGCCGCCGGCGAGCGTGATGACACGTTTGATTCTAATCATGGTTTGGCGGAAGCTGATCAGAAATCCCAACACGTATTCAAGTCTGATCGGACTAATCTGGTCACTCATTTCCTTCCG GTGGCATGTGGCTATgcccaaaataatagagaaaTCAATCTCCATACTCTCTGATGCAGGACTTGGAATGGCTATGTTTAGTTTAG gtatttttaTGGGATTACAACCAAAGATGATAGCATGTGGGAACTCTGTTGCTACTTTTGCCATGGCCATCAGATTCTTAACCGGACCAGCCGTCATGGCCATTGCTTCCATCGCTATTGGCTTACGCGGAACCCTCCTCCGCGTTGCTATTGTTCAG GCGGCATTGCCCCAAGGAATTGTACCCTTCGTGTTTGCTAAAGAGTACAACGTCCATCCAGCAATTCTAAGCACTGG GGTTATCTTTGGGATGCTGATAGCTCTGCCCATTACTTTGCTTTACTATGTTCTGCTGGGTCTGTAA